Proteins encoded within one genomic window of Panicum virgatum strain AP13 chromosome 1N, P.virgatum_v5, whole genome shotgun sequence:
- the LOC120655166 gene encoding auxin-responsive protein IAA7-like, translated as MGEAAEASKNLHNWMGEPGQGGRDDEEKTLQLSLGLPGGGGGAAAAWRAPGRDKGSHSAAGSSMLSLGYSNAAFSPCSQGKAKGSPAQATGHALPSTNNTSQTRSHNAPVIGWPPVRTFRRNLATSSKASLDHQNVKKAAKPEETTKRAPFVKINMDGIPIGRKIDLNALDSYENLSLAVDKLFRGLLAAQQDPLAAGTRECPQEEVAISGLLDGTGEYTLVYEDYEGDRVLVGDVPWGMFVSSVKRLRVLKTSDLSSSLTASGRKRAVAEC; from the exons ATGGGGGAGGCAGCGGAGGCCAGCAAGAACCTTCACAACTGGATGGGCGAGCCGGGGCAGGGGGGCCGGGACGACGAGGAGAAGACGCTGCAGCTCAGCCTCGGGCTCcccggagggggaggaggggcggcggcggcgtggagggcgCCGGGCAGGGACAAGGGGAGCCACTCTGCTGCCGGCAGCTCCATGCTCTCCCTCGGCTACTCCAACGCGGCTTTCTCTCCCTGCTCACAAG GCAAGGCAAAGGGGTCCCCAGCACAGGCTACAGGGCATGCCCTTCCGTCCACCAACAACACTTCGCAGACAAG ATCTCATAATGCCCCAGTTATCGGATGGCCTCCAGTTCGTACATTCAGAAGAAATCTGGCTACCTCTAGCAAAGCATCCCTTGATCATCAGAATGTGAAGAAGGCTGCCAAACCTGAAGAGACCACAAAAAGAGCTCCATTTGTAAAGATTAACATGGATGGCATTCCTATTGGTAGAAAAATCGACCTGAATGCCCTTGATAGCTATGAGAATCTCTCTCTGGCTGTCGACAAGCTGTTCCGTGGACTCCTTGCAG CACAACAAGACCCTCTGGCTGCTGGTACAAGGGAGTGTCCACAGGAAGAGGTGGCAATATCCGGTTTACTAGATGGAACCGGCGAGTACACTCTAGTTTATGAGGATTATGAAGGTGACAGGGTACTGGTTGGTGATGTTCCCTGGGG GATGTTTGTTTCTTCAGTGAAGAGGCTGCGAGTCCTGAAGACATCTGACCTCTCTTCATCT CTAACAGCATCAGGCCGGAAAAGAGCGGTGGCTGAGTGTTGA
- the LOC120655167 gene encoding 40S ribosomal protein S24-1, translated as MADTKAAPAVTLRTRKFMTNRLLSRKQFVLEVLHPGRANVSKADLKDKLAKLYEVKDPNCIFVFKFRTHFGGGKSTGFGLIYDNLEAAKKFEPKYRLIRNGLATKVEKSRKQMKERKNRAKKIRGVKKTKAGDAKKK; from the exons ATGGCGGACACGAAGGCGGCGCCCGCGGTGACGCTCCGCACGCGCAAGTTCATGACCAACCGCCTGCTCTCCCGGAAGCAGTTCGTGCTCGAGGTCCTCCACCCGGGCCGCGCCAACGTCTCCAAG GCGGACCTCAAGGACAAGCTGGCCAAGCTGTACGAGGTCAAGGACCCCAACTGCATCTTCGTCTTCAAGTTCCGCACCCACTTCGGAGGCGGCAAGTCCACGGGGTTCGGCCTCATCTACGACAACCTCGAGGCGGCCAAGAAGTTCGAGCCCAAATACAGACTCATCAGG AACGGTCTTGCTACCAAGGTGGAGAAGTCGCGCAAGCAgatgaaggagaggaagaacaGGGCAAAGAAGATCCGTGGTGTGAAGAAG ACAAAGGCTGGCGACGCGAAGAAGAAATAA